A genomic stretch from Aedes albopictus strain Foshan chromosome 2, AalbF5, whole genome shotgun sequence includes:
- the LOC134287946 gene encoding uncharacterized protein LOC134287946 has product MRGSIVGIEDGLSNPKPGNWHGLLLELLDNLYASFVIGPLVVGYWRGTWNLAGEYIYPQDLPTSLIVSLSVGVIGHLIFNIFQATLRRHLNADKHRLLFFFGSRLYTEIYGTICVNTWRGGWEMINLYGTHDVLYVVLITLGCALLLAMLKGLRNVTASPFVVVNDSRREYFDIPTYFKLTVSKWGTKLDQRCNLLASISIRNRSWFVLQNKTFVMLRTNKNRFVETIVRSFDSSKKGSGKDIKNQILDLELPSRHNSP; this is encoded by the coding sequence ATGCGAGGCAGCATAGTTGGAATAGAGGATGGCCTCAGCAATCCCAAGCCCGGAAACTGGCACGGGTTACTACTAGAGCTGCTGGACAACCTGTACGCGTCGTTCGTCATAGGACCCCTCGTGGTTGGCTACTGGCGGGGTACATGGAATCTAGCCGGCGAATACATTTACCCACAAGATCTTCCAACTAGTTTAATAGTGTCGTTATCGGTCGGCGTAATAGGACACCtcatattcaacatattccaagCAACGCTCCGGCGGCATCTCAACGCCGACAAGCATCGGTTACTGTTCTTCTTCGGATCGAGACTATATACGGAAATCTACGGTACGATATGCGTCAACACTTGGCGAGGCGGGTGGGAGATGATCAATCTCTATGGCACACACGACGTGCTCTACGTTGTGCTGATAACGTTGGGATGCGCACTCCTGCTGGCGATGCTGAAAGGTCTCCGCAACGTCACCGCGTCACCGTTCGTTGTCGTCAACGATTCCCGCCGAGAATACTTCGACATTCCGACCTATTTCAAACTGACGGTAAGTAAGTGGGGCACAAAATTGGATCAACGCTGTAATTTATTAGCGTCAATTTCTATTCGCAATCGTAGTTGGTTTGTTCTGCAGAATAAAACGTTCGTTATGCTTAGGACCAACAAAAATCGTTTTGTAGAGACAATCGTTCGATCTTTCGATTCATCTAAGAAAGGAAGTGGCAAAGATATAAAAAATCAGATTTTGGATTTAGAACTACCATCAAGACACAATTCACCGTGA